One window of the Cryptomeria japonica chromosome 7, Sugi_1.0, whole genome shotgun sequence genome contains the following:
- the LOC131049673 gene encoding cytosolic sulfotransferase 12-like yields MSAKSGRIRESPYGIELVEHDGFFYTPYVLEGMMKMYSQFKAREDDVFVCSGLKTGTTWLKSIVASIMSQSKGNDLRAKNAHDLIRNVEGIYDPRSMGNAEIPSPRLRGSHLPYSALQPQIGSLGCRIIYIARNPKDTFVSHWMFLPTLQGVHNGETTAPVSKEVFFDCFCNGVSVFGPFVDHVLGFWNASRNQNNILFLTYEDMKVDSLSHIKKIADFLGQSSLTEEDIRYIDSQCSFQFLSTLDVNRNGKLNMKNTNVSNRSFFRKGEVGDWKNHFTPDMNSRMDLAVENKFQEAGLFLKYEL; encoded by the coding sequence ATGTCTGCAAAATCTGGTAGAATAAGAGAAAGTCCTTATGGAATTGAACTTGTTGAACATGATGGTTTCTTTTATACGCCCTACGTTCTGGAAGGAATGATGAAAATGTACTCACAGTTCAAAGCACGGGAGGACGATGTGTTTGTGTGCTCTGGACTCAAGACGGGAACCACCTGGTTGAAATCTATCGTTGCCAGCATTATGAGCCAAAGCAAGGGCAACGATTTGAGGGCAAAGAATGCCCATGACTTGATTCGCAACGTAGAAGGAATCTATGATCCCCGATCAATGGGTAATGCAGAAATACCCTCACCAAGGTTGCGTGGCTCCCATCTGCCTTACTCTGCTCTTCAACCTCAAATCGGGTCTTTGGGCTGCCGAATCATTTATATAGCTCGAAATCCCAAGGACACTTTCGTTTCCCACTGGATGTTCTTGCCTACACTACAAGGTGTCCACAATGGTGAAACTACAGCTCCAGTTTCCAAGGAGGTATTCTTTGATTGTTTCTGTAATGGTGTCTCTGTCTTTGGTCCTTTTGTTGATCATGTCTTAGGGTTTTGGAATGCCAGTAGGAATCAAAATAACATCTTGTTTTTGACTTACGAAGACATGAAGGTGGATTCTTTGTCCCACATCAAAAAGATTGCGGATTTCCTAGGGCAATCCTCTTTGACAGAGGAGGACATTCGTTACATAGACAGCCAATGTAGCTTTCAATTCCTCTCAACTCTAGATGTTAACAGAAATGGCAAATTGAATATGAAGAATACCAATGTCAGCAACCGATCTTTTTTTCGCAAAGGCGAAGTGGGTGACTGGAAGAATCATTTCACCCCAGACATGAACAGCCGTATGGATTTGGCAGTGGAGAATAAGTTCCAAGAAGCTGGCCTGTTCCTCAAGTATGAACTATGA